In the Halorussus salinus genome, AAGTAGCTGGCGTAGACCGCGTTGTTCACGTGGCCCATCGTGTCGAGGTCGCGGTAGCGAACGTCCACGTCGTGCGTAAACGAGTAGTCGCTCATCGTTTCGTCGTGGGGGCGGTCGGTAGTTCCGTCTGTCGCTTCCGGAGGGTCGCGGCGTCGGCTATCGGTCCGCGCCGTCAGGTGTAGGTGCGCGCCAGATACGCCCCGATATCCGAGACCAGTTCGGCGTCGTACGTCCAGAAGCCGTGGAACGTCCCCGGTTCGAACTCCTCGCCGAGGAGGGCGCAGGCCTGTCGGTCGGCGTCGCCGCCGTCGAAGACGACGAACCAGAACGCCCCGATTTCGCCGGTCTCCTCGGCGTGGACCGTCGCGCCCGGCACGTCCGGTTCCCAGTCGAGGCGACCGTAAACGTGAACGTCCAGTAGCGTCTCGGTCGCCAGCGTGGCGTACACGTGGCGTTGGGCCTCCATCGCGGCGGCCGACTGGAAGCCGGTCCGGAGCGTCCCGTGGCCGACGCGGTAGGCGCGGTCCTCTATCTCGCGGCTAGCCGCGAGGAGGTGCCGTCGTTCGAAGGCGACGAAGGTGGTCTCCGCGAGGAGGTCCATCGTCGCGCGGAGCGCGTCGTTCTCGCCGGGGTCGAGGTCGGCGGCGCTCGGTGAGACGAGGTGGCGGACCGCCGCCATCCCGGCGCTCCCGGCGAACTCGCCGTCCACGCTCAGGACGACGAACCCGTCGGTACCGTCGTCGGGAATCGGTTCGTACTCCACGAGGACGTTCCGGGACTCGAAGTAAGTCGTTATCTCCTCGCAGGGGCGCGGTGCGAACAGCGTCACGGTCCGGCGCGACGACGAGGCCCCGTCGAGGAACTCACGGAGCGTCATCGGTCCGGGAGTCGTGCCAGTCGGAGTCGCCGGACGCCCGCGGTCCGGCCTCGCGTCGTCGCTGGTCGAGCGAGCGCGCCAGTACGGTGTCGAGGAGGTCGGGCACGTCGGCGAGTTCGACGGTCCCCGCTTCGCGGTCGTACCGGACGAACCCCTCGCGTTCGAGTCGCGGGAGATGGACGTGGTGGAGCGCGATTTCGACGCGCTCGCGCTCGTCGGGCGTCACCACCGCGGTCGGGTCAGCGTTCGCGTTCGTCCAGCCCGCGACGACGGTCGCCAACCGTTCCACGTCGGTCGCTCCTCGGTCCGAGAGGTAGTAGAGCGCGTAGCGGCGGTTGTCGTCCGCGACGACACTGAACACTGTATCGACCAGTGCCGAGTTCGCGGCCGCGTTGGTGTCGGGCGTCGAGTCGCCGCTGTCGGGCGGCGAGTCCGTGGCCGCGTCGGTATCGGCCCCCGAACCGTCGCCGTCCGCCGATTTCTCGGGGGCGGCCGAGTCGTCGGTCGGGGTATCGGTCGAGTCGTCCGCCATGGTCGTGACTATTGTTGTCACACCGAAAAGAGTGTTTGGGCTCGCCGGTCGGGACGAGCGTGACTTCGACTGGCAAGCGGGGTATTCAAATGCGTCGTGTCCCTACTGGTTGCTATATGGCGAAGTATTCGACCGGCGGGTCGTCCGGCAGTGGTGGCGGCGGCTCGTGCGAACTCTGTGGCACGTCGAGCGACTCGCTAACCGAGGCCAACGTGGCCGGTGCGCTGTTGGAGGTCTGCTCGGACTGTGCCTCCTCGCACAACGACAACCAGCAGACCGACTCGGGCGACGACGAGGAGCGCGAACGCAAGCGTAAGGCGGCCCAGAACACCGCGAAGGCGAGTGGCGTCTACGACGGCGACTCGCGCCACTGGGAAGAGGAGGGAACCAACTACGACGACGACCCGCTCCCGTATCTGGTCTCGAACTACGGCGACGTGGTCGAACAGGCCAGACGGGACGAGGGACTCCAGCGCGGCGAACTCGCCGACGAGTTGGACGTGTCCGAGAACGACCTGCTGGCGGTCGAACAGGGTCGGGCGAATCAGGCCAACGTCGGCGGGTCGCTCGTGGAGGCGCTGGAAGACCGCCTCGACGTGCAGTTGGCCGAGGAGTGAGGGGCCACGGAGAGACGAGCGAGCGTCGGGGGTTCGGGCGGCGAGTTCGGGGGTGAGTCGCGGGGGAGTCGGTCCCACAATCTTATTCACTCCGTCCGTGGTGGACGAGGTATGGACATCGGCGTTCACACACCACCGCTGTACGGGCAGTCGCTCGAAGACGCGATG is a window encoding:
- a CDS encoding DICT sensory domain-containing protein, whose protein sequence is MTLREFLDGASSSRRTVTLFAPRPCEEITTYFESRNVLVEYEPIPDDGTDGFVVLSVDGEFAGSAGMAAVRHLVSPSAADLDPGENDALRATMDLLAETTFVAFERRHLLAASREIEDRAYRVGHGTLRTGFQSAAAMEAQRHVYATLATETLLDVHVYGRLDWEPDVPGATVHAEETGEIGAFWFVVFDGGDADRQACALLGEEFEPGTFHGFWTYDAELVSDIGAYLARTYT
- a CDS encoding DUF7344 domain-containing protein: MADDSTDTPTDDSAAPEKSADGDGSGADTDAATDSPPDSGDSTPDTNAAANSALVDTVFSVVADDNRRYALYYLSDRGATDVERLATVVAGWTNANADPTAVVTPDERERVEIALHHVHLPRLEREGFVRYDREAGTVELADVPDLLDTVLARSLDQRRREAGPRASGDSDWHDSRTDDAP
- a CDS encoding helix-turn-helix domain-containing protein — its product is MAKYSTGGSSGSGGGGSCELCGTSSDSLTEANVAGALLEVCSDCASSHNDNQQTDSGDDEERERKRKAAQNTAKASGVYDGDSRHWEEEGTNYDDDPLPYLVSNYGDVVEQARRDEGLQRGELADELDVSENDLLAVEQGRANQANVGGSLVEALEDRLDVQLAEE